The Anastrepha ludens isolate Willacy chromosome 2, idAnaLude1.1, whole genome shotgun sequence genome contains a region encoding:
- the LOC128866903 gene encoding uncharacterized protein LOC128866903 isoform X4, with the protein MYGRSELASTVQSSRSITNLLQESTNATRKLTTCTKKDVQRISNSVQEQIEQLFTDVAKDATSSFAVIYLGSLPLKDKVTSLQGLQKPLRELYLKESHTTIPGFLEICTTGLRVKSQNANTKNDESITPFHNIAVWSAVKFVVSDTDGGAAFLPLITDPENINKTSLFRPFCGYEKSQVPSSGHAPIFTVVMRSAGLPRVLKCHAFICKSTEDAIVIAATLYQSLMAHVNSSSYRSTKRRTPRNQNGVSCISIASSSVRTGSNCLSHSQALSNGRKSSLRSSSESFGADGTTPTRTGRKKRSSNTTLTSSNNIINEAETTTEERKRKSHKNKRAPPIPNGTHSANSVCHQSVRSTIGLKETICDSCGGGGHLPVANSTGENSNSGLRSETNGDILTRVAIPRSGSFLNTGGLTRYKSRAARRHSGKIGGGGGSPLGFSELFNEFRLHENLHSLDEILYAIIDADGMSFNDLKPIYKEFLLKLAVTLTKDELFQRSKNIMRRQRKKKRQSNASIPQKKSKTLIFGTKSLKKVFHLGQFRSCRGKPVKLPRSKKAEDQNRFTHETQTNRPSVLGRPHEQQQARIATSGSDVSLVRNDNTLRGLNRNSSSGYVSCSECSYDSEACTCSSADRCYCSLRADHINSRLRRKNERNIVPAKSSTDIYRQNKSSASGNKMNRDSLISCNSDEKCYCSMVEEESPIVVSGSDFGNTQSDTTWCDTDSCVSASKCYCQPKPHQASAAGGTAAEKLALDYELFTISGNSKSVQPHEALSVKKSLEAAAIFADVKLSQTTDIKSVCPPASVKSQKSVSARNGRNLEAKRNAQPVKRRDSLSTDRRHKHPNALSLSPRSSQRSHSADDLLGKVRTVERNSRSASVKSTRSKEQVQLVELEERRSFQSNYQSIPAANASLEDALGYLP; encoded by the exons ATGTACGGCCGCAGTGAATTGGCAAGCACAGTGCAGAGCTCTCGATCGATCACCAACTTACTGCAGGAGTCTACCAATGCCACGAGAAAACTTACAACTTGCACCAAGAAAGATGTACAACGCATCAGTAACAGTGTTCAGGAGCAAATCGAACAGCTCTTCACAGACGTAGCTAAAGATGCCACAAGCAGCTTTGCTGTTATATACTTGGGCTCCTTACCTTTAAAAGACAAAGTGACTAGCCTGCAAGGTCTGCAAAAGCCTCTTCGTGAACTGTATCTAAAGGAGTCGCATACTACG ATCCCTGGGTTTCTGGAAATTTGTACAACAGGATTAAGAGTTAAAAGTCAAAATGCCAACACCAAAAATGACGAAAGCATTACTCCCTTTCACAATATTGCCGTGTGGTCGGCTGTAAAGTTTGTAGTCTCAGATACTGATGGCGGTGCGGCCTTTTTACCACTGATCACTGATCccgaaaatataaataagactTCATTATTTCGTCCTTTTTG TGGATATGAGAAAAGCCAAGTACCAAGTAGCGGGCACGCTCCAATTTTCACGGTAGTAATGCGATCTGCAGGCTTACCAAGAGTTCTAAAATGTCATGCTTTTATATGTAAAAGTACCGAAGATGCAATTGTTATTGCTGCCACATTGTATCAGAGCTTAATGGCACATGTAAACTCAAGCTCATACCGCAGCACTAAAAGACGCACGCCACGCAACCAAAATGGCGTTAGTTGTATTAGTATTGCCAGTAGTTCAGTACGGACGGGCTCAAACTGCCTATCACATTCCCAGGCTCTATCCAATGGACGCAAAAGTTCTTTGCGTAGTTCAAGTGAGAGTTTCGGAGCAGACGGGACAACACCTACTCGCACGGGGCGGAAGAAGCGTAGTTCAAATACCACATTAACTTCTAGCAATAACATTATTAACGAGGCGGAAACTACTACAGAAGAACGCAAACGGAAATCTCATAAAAATAAGCGCGCACCTCCTATTCCAAACGGCACACACTCAGCTAATTCCGTGTGCCACCAGAGTGTTCGAAGTACCATTGGACTCAAAGAAACTATTTGTGATAGCTGTGGAG GTGGCGGACACTTACCAGTTGCAAACTCAACGGGCGAAAACTCAAACAGTGGTCTGCGTAGCGAAACTAATGGAGATATATTAACACGAGTAGCAATACCTCGATCCGGTAGCTTCCTCAATACGGGAGGACTTACGCGGTATAAATCTAGAGCTGCGCGTCGTCATTCGGGAAAAATAGGCGGAGGTGGTGG TTCACCACTTGGTTTCAGCGAACTGTTTAATGAATTCCGCTTACATGAAAACCTTCACTCACTGGACGAAATTCTTTATGCCATAATTGACGCCGATGGAATGTCATTCAACGATCTAAAACCAATTTACAAGGAATTCCTTCTCAAGTTGGCGGTTACTTTAACGAAAGATGAGCTCTTCCAAagatcaaaaaatattatgcgtcgacaaagaaaaaagaagcgACAGAGCAACGCTTCAATTCCACAg aaaAAGTCCAAAACTTTGATTTTTGGTACAAAGAGCTTGAAGAAGGTTTTTCACTTGGGCCAATTCAGATCGTGTCGTGGTAAGCCAGTAAAACTACCCCGAAGTAAGAAAGCCGAAGACCAAAATCGCTTCACGCATGAAACTCAAACAAACAGGCCTTCTGTACTTGGGCGTCCGCATGAGCAGCAACAAGCACGGATAGCAACCAGCGGATCTGACGTGTCGTTGGTGCGCAACGACAACACCCTTCGAGGTTTGAATAGAAACAGCAGCAGCGG CTACGTCTCTTGTTCTGAATGCAGCTATGATTCAGAAGCATGCACGTGCAGTTCAGCCGACAGATGTTATTGCAGTCTTCGAGCAGATCACATTAACAGCAGGCTGCGTCGCAAAAATGAGCGTAACATTGTTCCAGCAAAGAGCTCAACCGACATCTACAGGCAAAACAAAAGCAGCGCATCTGGTAATAAAATGAATCGAGATTCACTGATCTCGTGTAATTCGGATGAAAAATGCTATTGTTCTATGGTTGAGGAAGAGAGCCCGATAGTTGTCTCTGGTAGTGATTTCGGAAACACCCAATCGGATACCACCTGGTGTGACACGGATAGTTGTGTTAGCGCCAGCAAATGCTATTGCCAACCTAAGCCGCATCAAGCAAGCGCTGCTGGTGGAACAGCTGCAGAGAAATTAGCTCTAGACTACGAGCTCTTTACGATCAGCGGTAACAGCAAGTCAGTGCAGCCGCATGAAGCTCTAAGCGTTAAGAAGAGTTTAGAAGCAGCGGCTATTTTTGCCGATGTAAAGCTTAGCCAAACGACTGACATTAAAAGTGTTTGTCCACCAGCTTCGGTTAAATCCCAAAAAAGTGTCTCAGCAAGAAATGGGCGTAACTTGGAAGCAAAAAGAAATGCTCAGCCCGTAAAAAGGCGTGACTCCTTAAGCACTGATCGTCGACACAAACACCCAAACGCGCTCAGCTTATCGCCGCGTTCATCACAAAGATCTCATAGCGCGGATGATTTGTTGGGTAAAGTCAGAACAGTGGAAAGAAATTCAAGGTCAGCGTCGGTGAAGTCTACGCGGAGCAAAGAACAAGTTCAGTTGGTCGAGCTCGAGGAACGACGAAGTTTTCAAAGTAATTACCAATCGATACCAGCTGCGAATGCCTCACTGGAAGACGCATTAGGGTATTTGCCATAA